A DNA window from Gigantopelta aegis isolate Gae_Host chromosome 4, Gae_host_genome, whole genome shotgun sequence contains the following coding sequences:
- the LOC121372039 gene encoding uncharacterized protein LOC121372039 — protein MSPRLSLRRVRGLTPVYNKSDCCRGVDIDTTAPRNQSLTIPQRTHPNMQVKLVLFLVVLITIQHACTSSFIGRRIVSKNMVERDADVELEDVEEDLQQLAQFMESQNRYDDTVN, from the exons ATGTCGCCTCGCCTCTCACTTCGGAGGGTGCGAGGATTGACACCCGTCTACAATAAATCTGACTGTTGCCGGGGTGTGGACATAGATACGACTGCACCTAGAAACCAGAGCTTAACGATACCACAGCGTACACACCCGAATATGCAA GTAaaactggttttgtttttggttgtgttGATAACAATTCAACATGCATGTACAAGTTCATTCATTGGAAGGCGTATAGTATCCAAGAACATG GTGGAGAGGGATGCAGATGTGGAGCTAGAGGATGTGGAAGAGGATCTGCAGCAGCTGGCCCAGTTCATGGAGTCTCAGAATCGCTATGACGACACTGTCAATTAG